From the Variovorax paradoxus genome, the window CTCATCCAGCGCGACGAGAACGCCGCTGGCGGCGGGCTGCGCTGACATGGTTCGCCACGTCGCCCTGCTGCGTGGCGTGAACGTCAACGGCATCGCCATCAAGAGCGCCGACCTGAAGGCGCTGTTCGCCGACGAACTCGGCATCGGCGCCGTGCGCACGCTGCTCGCCAGCGGCAATGTGCTGTTCGACACGGACGAGGCCGATGCACCGGCGCTTCGCAAGCGCATCGAACAGGCGCTGCGCAAGCGCTTCGGGTACGACGCGTGGATCGTGCTGCTCACCCAGAAGCAGGTGGCCGCCATGGCGAAAGCCTATCCGTTCGAACGCATCGACGACGAGCGCCATCCGTACATCGTGTTCGGATCGGACGCCGCGATGCTCGACGAAGTCATGGAAAAGTCCGGCAGCGGCGACGCCGATGTGGAGCAGCTGAAGCGCGGCAAGGGCGTGCTGTACTGGCAGTGCCCGCGCGGCGAGAGCCTCGACACGCCGGTGGCCAAGCTGCTCGCGAAGACGCGCTACAGGTCGAGCACCACCACGCGCAACCTGCGCACGGTGGAAAAGCTCATCGACGGCTGATCAGCAACCCAGCAGGTCGGCGAGTTCGCCGATGTCGCGCGCGTGCAGGTTGTTGTCCGGCAGCGGCGACACGTCTTTCGGCTGGTCGCGGCCGAATTCGTGCGGGCGCTCGATGTAGGCGGTCTTCAGGCCGCACACGCGCGCAGCGGCCAGGTCGTCATGGTGCGCGGCGGCCAGCATCACCTGCCCGGGCGTCGCATCGAACACGCCGGCCACGCCGAGGTAGGTGCGGGGATCGGGCTTGTAGGCCTTGAACACCTCGGCGGACAGCACGCAGTCCCAGGGCAGGCCGGCGCGCTTGGCCATCTCGGTGAGCAGGCCGATGTTGCCGTTCGACAGCGTGCAGATGGTGAACTTCTTCTTGAGCCGCGCGAGGCCCACCACCGCGTCGGGCCAGGCCGGCAGGCGGTGCCATGCGCGGCTCAGGTCGCGCCTGGCGGCGGCGTCGAGCCTGTCGGACAACCCGAAGTCGCGCAGCACCTGGTCGAGCATGCTCAGGTGCAGTTCGTCGAGCAGCGTGAAGCCGCCCTCGCCCGCGGCAATGCGCTCCATCACGGCCTTCATGGCGGGCTGGTAGCCGGCGCGCCAGGCCAGCGCGAAGGCCTTGCCGTCCACGCCCGGCAGCGCGCTCTCGGCCTCGGCCGCAATCCCGCTGTGCCAGTCGACCACCGTGCCGAAAACGTCGAACGCGATGACCCTGAGATCGCTTGCGTCGAAAGCCGCGCGCATATTCAGCGCGGCAGCTGGCTCGCGGCGCGTGCCAGTTGCTCGATGCGGGCCCAGTCGCCGTCGCGGATCGCGTCGCTCGGCACGATCCACGAGCCGCCAACACAGGCCACGTTCGACAGCGCAAGGAATTCGCCCGCGTTGCCCGCGTGGATGCCGCCCGTCGGGCAGAAGGTGACGTCGCCGAACGGCCCTTGCCATGCCTTGAGCATCGGCAAGCCGCCGGCCTGCAGCGCGGGGAAGAACTTCAGTTGCGTGTAGCCGTCTTCCTGCGCCGTCATGATCTCGCTGCCGGTGGCCACGCCGGGCAGAAGCGGCAGGCCGAGGTCGTGACAGGCCTTGCCCACGGCGCGCGTGTAGCCGGGGCTCACGCCGAACTTCGCGCCGGCCAGCGCCGAGGCCTGGGCATCGGCCGCGCTGCGGATGGTGCCCGCGCCGGCCACTGCCTCCGGCACTTCCTTGGCGATGGCCTCGATGCACTGCAGCGCCTGCGGCGTGCGCAGCGTGACCTCAAGCATGCGGATGCCGCCGGCCACCAGTGCGCGCGCGAGCGGGATGGCGTCCTTCACGTCGTTCAGCACGATGACCGGGATGACCGGCGCGTCGCGCATCACGTCGAGGGGGGTGAGTCTGTCTGTCATTTCATATCTCCATCAATTACGCGCAGTCCACGGCAAAGACAGCCGCAGCAGCGCTCGATTCCAGAAACACCGTGGAACCGGGCTCTGCCGGGCCTCTGCTGTTGCCCCGAAAGAGGGGTGGCGCAGCGACGCGAAGTGCGCGAAGCCTTGGGGGCGAGCCCGGCTACAACCACGAGCAGGCGCCCTCTTCCGCAGTCAGCGCATTGCGCCGCATGCCGGCGAACAGCTCCCGGCCGAGGCCGTGCCCATCGGCGATGCGCTGGGCTTCGGACAGCGTCGCGGTTTCGCGCGCGTCCCATTCGTCCTCGGGCAGCAACACGGCGAGCGTACCCGCTACCGCGTCGAGGCGGATCAGGTCCCCGTCGCGCACCTTGGCGAGCGGACCGCCGGCCGCCGCTTCGGGCGACACGTGGATCGCGGCCGGGATCTTGCCCGAAGCGCCGCTCATGCGGCCGTCGGTGACCAGCGCCACGCGGAAGCCCTTGCCCTGCAGCACCGACAGCGGTGGCGTGAGCTTGTGCAGCTCGGGCATGCCGTTGGCCTGCGGGCCTTGCCAGCGCACCACGCAGACCACGTCGCGCTCGAGTTCGCCGGCGGTGAAGGCCTTCTGCAGTGCGGCCTGCGAGTCGAAGACGCGCGCAGGCGCCTCGATGACATGGCGGTCGTCGGGCACGGAAGACACCTTGATCACGCTGCGGCCGAGGTTGCCGCTGAGGAGCTTCAGGCCGCCGGTGGCGCTGAACGGGCTGCCCACGGTGCGCGTGATGGCCTCGTTCTTCAACGCGGCGGCCGGGGTCCATTGCAGGCGCTGGGCACCCGCATCGTTTGTGTTGCCCGCCAGCGCGGGAACGTTGGCGAATTCGCGGATGCCGCCCTGGCGCACGGTCAGCACGTCGGCGTGCATCAGGCCGGCCTCGACCAGCTCGCCGATCACGAGCCCGGGGCCGCCTGCGGCCTGGAACTCGTTGACGTCGGCGCTCCCGTTCGGGTACACGCGCGTCAGCAGCGGCACCACGTCGGAGAGCTTCGAGAAATCGTCCCAGTCGATCAGGATGCCGGCGGCGCGCGCCACGGCCACCCAGTGGATCAGGTGGTTGGTGGAGCCGCCGGTGGCCAGCAGCGCGGCCATGGCGTTGACGATGCAGCGCTCGTCGACCATCTCGCCGATCGGCGGGCAGGACCAGTCCCCCACGCTCGTCACTTCTGGGCTTCGCTGCCCCTCAAGGGCGCCGCTCGCTTGCCCGGGGCGGCCCGGCGCGGCACTCGACGCGGCCTCGCCCGCCTTGCCCAACACCGTACGCACGGCTTCGCGCGTGAGCGTCTCGCGCATTGCATCGCCGGGCTGGATGAACGCCGTGCCGGGCACGTGCAGGCCCATGGCCTCGAGCAGCATCTGGTTGCTGTTGGCCGTGCCGTAGAAGGTGCAGGTGCCTTGCGTGTGGTACGCGGCCATCTCGGCGTCGAGAAGGCCCTGGCGGCCCACGAGGCCCTGCGCGGCCTGCTCGCGCACCTTCGACTTCGCGCCGTTCGACAGGCCCGAGGGCATCGGCCCCGCAGGCACGAACACGGTGGGCAGGTGGCCGAAATGCAGCGCGCCGATCAGCAGGCCGGGCACGATCTTGTCGCACACGCCGAGCATCAGGGCGCTGTCGAACATGTCGTGCGTGAGCGCCACCGCGGTGCTCATCGCGATGACGTCGCGGCTGAAGAGGCTGAGCTCCATGCCGGGCGTGCCCTGCGTCACGCCGTCGCACATCGCGGGCACGCCGCCTGCCACCTGCGCGGTGGCGCCGAGGCGGCGGGCCTCGTGCTTGATGATGTCCGGATAGCCCTGGTACGGCGCGTGGGCGGAGAGCATGTCGTTGTAGGCAGTGACGATGCCGATGTTGGGTGCGCGTTCGGTCACGACGCGGAACTTGTCGTTGGCCGGGATGCCGGCCACGGCGTGCGCCACGTTGGCGCAGCCCATGCGGTCGGACCCGCGGTCGCGGTTGCGGATCTCGGCGAGGCGCGCGAGGTAGGCGCTGCGCAGCCCCAGGCTGCGCTCGCGGATGCGAGCGGTGACGTCGCGTACGGTGGGGTGTGTGCTGCTCATGGGGATCGTGGGCTCTTGCTGCATGTCGCCAGGGCGACTGTGGGCCTGGAGGCCCATGGTACCAAGCCATGCGCAAAAGGCCGATGAAATCCGGCCGCGTGGCAATACGAATTTACCCATCCGCGCCGGTCCGCGCGGCAGGCGCAAAAAAGCCCGGCATGCCGGGCTTGTCTTGCATGCACGGAGCTGCCCGCGTCTCAGTCGACCAGCTTCACCTCGACACGACGCGCTTCGGCGTTGTTGCCCGAGCCGGCCGTGACTTCGGGCCGCTGCAGATCGATCTTCGCAGCCGGCACCCCCAGACCAACCAGCACGTCACGCACCATCTCGGCGCGTTTCTTGGCGAGCTGCTCGTTGACGGCGGCGTCGCCCGTGGTGTCGTGGTAGCCCGAGACGACCGCCTTGCGGCCGCTCTCGACGCCCTTAATGACTGCGGCCAGCGCCTCGGCGGCCCCGGGTGCCAGGTCGGCGCTGCCGGTGGCGAAGTAGAAGTTGACCACGCCATTGGCCACGCGGATGCTCGCGCCGTCGGGGATGGTGACCGTGACCGTCTCGGTCACCTCCGCCACCTTGGGCTCGGCACCAGGAGGCGGTGCCGAGATCACAACGGCCGGCGCGGCGGCGGCGGGCTGCGCCGCCACGGCGGCCGGGCTGTGGCCCTTGTGCCAGAGCGCGATGCCGATCACGAAGAAGATCACCAGGGCAATCAGCGCCATGACGAAACCGAGGATGAAATTCTGCTGGCTGTCGTCGTCGCTCATCGGGGGTCTTGCTCCGTAGGAAAGAGGCCGGTAAATAATGGTGCGGTGAACCATGATCAGGAAATTGTAGGCGTCGGTTCCGGCACTCCCGTGTCAGACCCCGCGCCGGATCCCGGTCCGCCGGGACTCGACCCCATGCCCGCGCCGCTGCGCGATCCACAGCCGATGCTCGAGCGCGCGATCGCCGAGTGGGGCGGGCACGAGGACCTCTGGCTCTTCGGCTACGGCTCGCTGATCTGGCGGCCCGAGTTCGATTTCATCGAGCGGCGCCATGCGTCGGTGCGCGGCTGGCATCGTGCGCTGAAGATGTGGAGCCGCGTGAACCGCGGCAGCGTGCAGGTGCCGGGCCTCGTGTTCGGCTTGCTTTCAGGCGGCAGCTGCCGCGGCATGGTGTTCCGCGTGCCGAAGGCCGAAGGCCTCGAGACGCTGCGCCGGCTCTGGCTGCGCGAAATGCCCACGGGCGTGTACGACCCGAAGTGGCTGCGCTGCGGCACGGCCGAAGGCCCGGTGCGCGCTCTGGCCTTCACGCTCTCGCGGCGCAGCCCCAACTTCACCGGCGAGCTCACCGACGAGCGCTACCGCCACATCTTTGCCAACGCGGTGGGCCGCTACGGCACTTCGCTCGACTACGCCCGCCAGACGCTGCTCGAACTGCAGCGCCATTCGATCCACGACGCCGCGCTCGCCCGCCTGGTGGCGCTGGTCGCGGTGCAGGAACAGCAGCGACAGCAGCTCGGCGAGGCCACCGCCGATTGCGATGCGCCGCAGCCTCCGGTATATGTTCCGGGGTCCGCAGGCGCTTCTTCTTCCGATCCGTCTTCTTCACCACCCTGCGGACCGTCCAAGGAAAACAAATGAACCATCGTCGTCTCGCCGCCACCGGCGCCGCCCTCATCGCCAGCACCATCCTCGCCGCATGTGGCAGCATGGGCGGCAAGCCGAGCACCGCCGTCGAGCTCGTGCCGACCGGCGCCATCACGCCCAACCCGACGCGCGGCACGGTGAAATTCGTGGCGCTCGACCACGGCGTGCGCGTCTCGGGCGAAGTGCGCGGCCTGGTGCCGGGCAGCGAACACGGTTTCCACATCCACGAGAAGGGCGACTGCGGCAACAACGGCGACGCCTCGGGCGGCCACTTCAACCCGACCGGCGGCACCCACGGCAAGTTCGCCGCTGCGGGCAGCCATGCCGGCGAACTGCCGAGCCTCGTTGCCGACGCCGGCGGCGTGGCACGTTTCAGCGTGGACGACCACTCGATCTCCCTGACCGACGGCGCCGTCAACAACGTGGTGGGTCGCGCGCTGGTGGTGCACCGCGACCGCGACGACTTCACGACGCAGCCTTCGGGCAACTCGGGTCCGCGCATCGCTTGCGCGGTGATCCCGAAGTCGTGACCGGGGCGCCCTGAAAGCTAACCCGCCGCGCGCGCCAGCCAGAGCGCTTCGGCGCGCGCCAGGGCCTCGGGCGTGTCGATGTCGGTCACCACGCCGGCGTCGTCCACGTCCAGGTCCGCTACCGAATCGATAGCTCGCATCGCACGCAGTACGGGCGATGCACCCAGGTTTCCCTCCAGGTTCGCCAGCTGGGTACCGCATCCCGCGGCGAAGCCCACCGGGTGGCCGCGCTCGCCCCGGTAATGCGGCTGCACCGCATCGACACGCCCTTGCAGCGCGGCGGCCACGGCACGCAACGTGGCCGGCTGCACCAGCGGCAGGTCGCCCGGCAGGATCAGCCAGCCCGGCGCGTCCGGCGTGGCGCGCACGGCGGCAGCGATCGAGTCGCCCATGCCCGGATGCCCTGCGTCTTCCAGGTGCCACGGCAGACCGCTCGCGCGCACCGCGTCGAGCGTGCGATCGAGCACCGGCCGGCCCGCGAGCAGCGCCTTCAGCTTCGAGCCGGCGCCGCCGGCCGCGACGAAGCGCTCGCCGCGGCCCGAGGCCAGCACGATCACCACCGGGGAGTCCGCCCTGGAAGCCTTGGAGTTGCCCTGCATCGTCATGGGCCGAGTATGTGCGCAACAATCCGGCCATGACCTCCCCACTCTCCAATGACGCGCTGGCCGCGCTGCGCAAGAGCTACGAGCGCGCCGAGCTCGGCGAGGCGCACAGCGCCGGCGATCCGCTGAAGCAGTTCGAACGCTGGCTCACCGAAGCCATCGACGCGCAGGTGCCCGAGCCCAACGCGATGACGCTGTGCACCGTGGGCAGCGACCTGCGGCCGTCCAGCCGCATCGTGCTCATCAAGGGCTACGACGCTCGCGGCATCGTCTGGTACACCAACTACGAAAGCCGCAAGGGCCGCGAACTCTCGGGCAACCCGTATGCGTCGCTGCAATTCCACTGGGTCGAGCTGGAGCGCGTGGTGCGCATCGAGGGCCGCGTCGAGAAGGCCGGCGCCGACGAGAGCGACGCCTACTTTGCGAGCCGCCCGCTCGATTCGCGCATCGGCGCCTGGGCCAGCCCGCAGAGCGAAGTGATCAGCGGGCGCGACGTGCTCGTGAAGAACGCCGCCGTGTTTGCCGCGAAGCACCTGCTGTCGCCGCCGAGGCCGCCGCACTGGGGCGGCTACCGGCTGGTGCCCGACCGCTGGGAGTTCTGGCAGGGCCGCAAGAGCCGCCTGCACGACCGGCTGCGCTACCGGCTCGAAGGCGCGGACTGGGTGCGCGAACGGCTCGCGCCCTGAAAGCCGTATCGATCAGGGCAGCCAGCGCACGCACACCATCACCAGCGTGAGCGTGCCCAGGGCCAGCACCGTCGATACCGCGACGCTGGCCGTCACCAGGTCCTCGGCCGTGCGGTAGCGCTGCGAGAACAGGAACACGTTGGCGCCGATCGGCAGGGCCGCAGCCACCACCATCACCGTGAGTGGAATACCGCGCACGCCCAGCAGCCAGCCGATGACCGCCACCAGCAGCGGATGCAGCAGGTTCTTCACGAGCGCCTGCACCAGCGCGCCGCGCCAATGCCGTCCGATGGGCGTGAGCGCCAGCGTGATGCCCACCATCACCAGCGCCACCGGACCGAAAGCCTGGCCCAGCAGCTGGATCGGCTTGTCGACGACCTCGGGCATCGTCCAGCCCGTCTGCGCGAACAGCAGGCCCGCCATGATCGGCAGCGGCACCGGATGGATGATGGCGTTTCGCAGCGCGCGCAACACGGTGCGGCCCATCGAGCGTTTCTCCGCGCCGGAGACCACCGCGTGCTCCCGCGCCACGGCCAGTTCGAGCACCACGGTGGCGCTGGTCAGCAGCACCAGCGAGTGCAGCGAGATCAGCGTGAGCAGCACCACCATGCCGGCATCGCCGTAGGCCAGGTCGACCAGCACGATGCCGATCATCACCGTGTTGCTGTAGGTGTTGGCCAGCGCGATCACGGCCGCCGTGCGATTGAAGCCGCGCAGCGCCATCGTGCCGGCGAACAGCAGGCCCGAGGCGATGAAGTAGGCCGCGACAGGCTTGAGGCTGAGCTCCTCGACGTGCACCGTGCTCATGGCACGGAACAGCAGTGCGGGCGCCAGCAGCAGGAAGATGAGGTTCGACAGGTCCTTCACCGCGTTGCCGCCGATCCAGCGGCGCCGTCCGGCGAGATAGCCCGCGGCGATGAGGAGGACGACGGGAAGAAGCGAGGAGATGACGAAGGAATTCACGCGGCGAGGATAGCCGAGGGTGTTTCGCTTTTTGCGCCTTCCGCCTCTGGGGGAAGGCTGGGGATGGGGGCAAGCGTGGCTTGCACGAAAGCCGCTGCCTCGTCGAAGGCACCGAGCCCCCACCCCTGCCCTCCCCCAGCGGGGGAGGGAGAAGGACAACGCTCAGAACGTGACGCGCAGCCCGACCTTCAACGTGCGCCCCGGCAGCGGCGCGTTCGGGTACACCGTCGTGGTCAGGATCGACGTCGGGCTGTAGGCCAGCTTGTTGCCGATGTTGTCCACACGCGCGTACCAGGTGAGGTTGGCACGCTGCACCTTCATGCGGTAGCTGATGGCGGCGTTCCACAGGGTGTACGCATCGGTCTCGCGTGCGCCCACGCTCGGAATGCGGTGCTGCGCCGCGTTGTAGTCGAAGCCGACGCGCGCGCTCCATGGGCCGCTGCCGTACACCAGCGTCGCGCCCAGGCGCAGCGGTGCGATGCGCGGCAGCGGCTCGCCGGTGTCGAGGTTCTTCGCACGCACGATGTCGCCGCGCCACTCGAGGTCGAGCGTGTCGGCGTTCGGCAGCCGGCCGAAGCCGTCGGCGCCCAGCAGGCGCAGGTTGCCGTTGGCCTCGATGCCGGTGAAGCGCGCGCGCACGCCGCCGTAGACGTACTCGGCCAGCGTGTCGGTGGCACCGGGCTCCGCCACATTGCCCTCTTCGTCGAGGTTGCGACCCGACGCGGTGAGGCCGATGTAGTTCTGGAATCGCGTCACGTACGCATTGACGCGGGCCGTGTTCGGGCCCGACTTCCACTGTGCGCCCAGGTCGAGGCCGGTCGACTTCTCCTTCTTCAGGTTCGGGTCGCCCACTTCCCACGCGGCGGTGGCCACGTGCGGGCCGTTGGCCAGCAGTTCGTAGTCCTTCGGTGCGCGTTCGGTGTAGGCGAGGTTCGAGGTCAGCTGCCACTGCGGCGCGAGATTGACCAGCGCACCGAGCGCCGCGCTGTGCGGGTTGAAGGTGCGTTCGCCGACCGCGAAGCGCGTCACGCTCGGATCGTCCGGATAGCCCAGCGAGCGGATGCGCACGCGCTCGGTGCGTGCGCCGAAGCTCAGGCGGCCCCACGAGGTGCTGAGTTCTTCGTGCAGGAACAGCGCGGTGGAGCGCGTGCGGCTGTGCGGCGCGAAGGCCTCCTCGCCATCGGCGGCGAAGCGGTTGGTCTCGCTGCTGAAGCCGACCAGGCCTTCGAAGTTGCCGATCTTCTGGTGGCGCGCCTCGATGCGCAGGTCGTTGCTCATGTTCGAGAACGTGGTGCCGGCCTCGCCGCCCTCGAACTCGGTGTGGCGGTAGTCGGTGTGGCTCAGCTTGGCGTGGATGCTGCTGATGAAGCCGCCCGGACGCCATTCGCCTTCCAGCGCGTAGCGGTCGGATTTCATGCCGATGGTCACGTCGTCCTCGGCCACGGTGCCGTAGTTGCTGCGGTAGGTGCTGACCGAGGCGCCGAGGTAGCCCTGGTCGAAGAACACTGTTCCGCCGATGGCGCCGCCGTGCGCCTCGTTGGCCGAGTTGCAGATCTTGCGTGCCGCCCAGGGCGAGCCGGGCTTGCTGCATTCGAGCGTGATCGGCACCGAGACGTCCTTCGAGTCGCGGTTGAAGGCGTCGACGTGCACCGCGACGCGGTCGTTGCCGCCCTCCAGCACCACGCCGCCGTTCTTTTCCTTGTTGCCGGTGGCGTAACCCAGGTCGGCACGGCCGCCGAAGCCGTTGATCGGTTCACTGGGAATGCGGTTGTCGATCACGTTGACCACGCCGCCCACAGCGCTGCCGCCGTACTGCAGCGCCGAAGGGCCGCGCAGCACCTCGACGCGCTCGGTGACCAGCGCATCGACCGGCACCGCATGGTCGTAGCTCAGCGCCGAGGCGTCGGGTGCGCCGCCGCCGTTCTGCAGGATGCGGATGCGGTCGCCGTCCTGGCCGCGAATGATCGGGCGGCTCGCATTGGGACCGAAGTAGCTGCTGCTCACGCCGGGCAGGTTGTCGAGGGTCTCGCCGAGGGTGGACTGCGAACGCAGCAACAGCTTGTCGCCCGACAGCGAGGTGGTGGGCGCGATGAGATCGGAGGCGCCGAGCGGGTTGCCGGTGACGGTGACTTCGCGCAGGCTCGAAGCGTCGGCAGGTTGGGCCTGGGCTGCGTCCTGTGCCTGGGCCAGGGTCGCAAGGGAAGCGAACGAAAGAACGGCAGCGCCCACGGCGTTGCGACGGAAATTGGGGGTCATGAAAGGACATTCGTTGAATCAGGGGACGACCGGCCGCCCCCGCGCAAGGCGGGTGCAGCAACCGGCACTCGGGGGGATTCAGCGAATGGAAGGCGGGCCGCGCGCGTCGAACAGCGCGACCCATCGGGCGACGGCTTCGCCCTCGAGAAATGCAAAGGTGGCTGCCGGCAGCAGCATCGGCAGCACCACCAGCGGCACGCCGGGCGCGCTGGCGCCGTGCGCCAGCTGGTCGTACAGCCGGCATTCGGCATCGCTGTGCTCGCCGAACAGGCTCGCGAGCTGATTGCCCGCATGCTTGTGGGGCGCCTGCAACGAATGTTCCGCCGCGGCCGGCAGGCCGGGCACGTGCAGCGAACGGTGCATCAGCCCCAGCGTGCCGGCGAACCACACCGCGACCATCAGCGCGATGACGAGCGCGCGGGTCGAACGGGTTCGGGGTTGACGCAGGGAAAGGTGCACGGGGCTCAGGGAACGCGGAAACAGGGAATCGACTGGGAAAAGGCCATGCCCGACGGGGCGGGCCGGAAAAAGGCAAGCCCGATATTGTCGCGGCTTGACGAGGCGAATGCCGGTCACTACATTACTAACCCGCGAGTCATTAACACCCATGCCAACGCCCCGCTCCCTCGTCGACAAGATCTGCCCGGTCCGCTCCAAGCGCGAACGCCGGAAAGAGGCGCGCCCCGGCGAACTGCTGGCCGCCGCGCTCGACCTGTTCGTCGAAAAAGGCTTCGCCGCCACTCGCTCGGAAGAAGTCGCCGTGCGCGCCGGCGTGTCCAAGGGCACCCTGTTTCTCTACTTCCCGAGCAAGGAAGAGCTCTTCAAGGCCGTGGTCATGGAGAGCCTCGGCGGCCGCTTCACCGAGTGGAATGCCGAGTTCGAGGCCTTCGAGGGCACCACGTCCGAGATGCTGCGCTACTGCATGAACGTATGGTGGGAACGGGTCGGCATGACCCAGGCCTCCGGCCTCACCAAGCTGATGATGAGCGAAGGCGCCAACTTTCCCGAGCTGGCCGAGTTCTACCGCCGCGAGGTGGTGCGCCCCGGCCATGACCTCCTGCGGCGCATCTTCCAGCGCGGCATCGACAGCGGCGAGTTCGCGCCGATGGACGTCGACCACGCCATCTACGCGGTGGTGGCGCCCATGGTCTTCCTCATGCTCTGGAAGCATTCGGCCATGGTCTGTGTCGACGGCGCCG encodes:
- a CDS encoding TetR/AcrR family transcriptional regulator — encoded protein: MPTPRSLVDKICPVRSKRERRKEARPGELLAAALDLFVEKGFAATRSEEVAVRAGVSKGTLFLYFPSKEELFKAVVMESLGGRFTEWNAEFEAFEGTTSEMLRYCMNVWWERVGMTQASGLTKLMMSEGANFPELAEFYRREVVRPGHDLLRRIFQRGIDSGEFAPMDVDHAIYAVVAPMVFLMLWKHSAMVCVDGAATLDPEKYLATQADVVINGLAARPGRPSAAPVSPVPPKIEGLS